From one Trachemys scripta elegans isolate TJP31775 chromosome 14, CAS_Tse_1.0, whole genome shotgun sequence genomic stretch:
- the SLC16A3 gene encoding monocarboxylate transporter 4 produces MGAVVVDDAPSGVKAPDGGWGWAVLFGGFVITGFSYAFPKAVSVFFKELIREFGVGYSDTAWISSILLAMLYGTGPLCSMCVNWFGCRPVMLVGGLFASLGMVTASFCTSIIQLYLTAGVITGLGLALNFQPSLIMLNRYFDKRRPLANGLAAAGSPVFLCTLSPLGQILQHEYGWRGGFLILGGMLLNCCVCGALMRPLEPPKKSEAAKELTEKKTKKKLLDFSVFKDVGFLVYTVAASIMVLGLFVPPVFVVSYAKDLGYPDTKSAFLLSILGFVDIFARPICGVVAGLKWVRPRCVYLFSFAMIFNGFTDLIGSMSTNYGGLAVFCIFFGISYGMVGALQFEVLMAIVGTQKFSSAIGLVLLAEALAVLIGPPSAGKLLDATGTYMFVFIIAGVEVVTSALVMALGNFFCVKKKSEVPQTKEEAAEREELNKSEDKTPEDAKVDSIEVEQFLKDEPEKNGEIVTNPETCV; encoded by the exons ATGGGAGCTGTGGTGGTTGATGATGCTCCATCTGGTGTCAAAGCCCCTgatgggggttggggctgggccGTTCTCTTTGGAGGGTTTGTCATCACTGGATTTTCCTATGCCTTTCCAAAGGCTGTTAGTGTCTTCTTTAAAGAGCTTATCCGGGAGTTTGGTGTTGGATACAGTGACACAGCATGGATCTCCTCCATTCTACTGGCTATGCTCTATGGAACAG GTCCCCTGTGTAGCATGTGTGTCAATTGGTTTGGCTGTCGTCCAGTCATGCTGGTTGGAGGGCTCTTTGCTTCGCTGGGTATGGTGACAGCTTCCTTCTGTACCAGCATCATTCAGCTCTATCTCACTGCAGGTGTCATTACTG GTTTGGGTCTGGCactcaacttccagccatcgcTCATCATGTTAAATCGCTACTTTGACAAACGCCGCCCTTTAGCTAATGggcttgctgctgctggaagcCCTGTGTTTCTTTGTACCCTCTCTCCTCTGGGGCAAATACTGCAACATGAGTATGGCTGGCGAGGGGGATTCCTTATACTGGGTGGAATGCTGCTCAACTGCTGTGTTTGTGGGGCATTAATGAGGCCTTTGGAGCCTCCTAAGAAATCTGAAGCTGCTAAAGAACTtactgagaagaaaacaaagaaaaagcttCTGGATTTCAGTGTCTTTAAAGATGTTGGTTTTTTAGTCTACACTGTGGCTGCCTCCATCATGGTGCTGGGCCTCTTTGTGCCTCCAGTCTTTGTGGTGAGCTATGCCAAGGATTTGGGATATCCAGACACCAAATCAGCTTTTCTTCTGAGCATTCTTGGGTTCGTTGATATCTTTGCCCGGCCTATTTGTGGAGTGGTAGCTGGTCTGAAGTGGGTCAGACCACGCTGTGTTTATCTCTTTAGTTTTGCTATGATTTTTAATGGTTTTACAGATCTCATAGGTTCCATGTCTACCAATTATGGTGGCTTGGCAGTCTTCTGCATTTTCTTTGGCATTTCCTATGGAATGGTAGGTGCTCTTCAGTTTGAAGTTCTCATGGCTATTGTGGGTACTCAGAAGTTTTCCAGTGCCATTGGCTTGGTGCTTCTGGCTGAAGCTCTAGCTGTTCTAATCGGTCCACCATCAGCAG GCAAACTCTTGGATGCAACAGGCACgtatatgtttgtttttattattgctGGAGTTGAAGTTGTTACTTCAGCCCTTGTGATGGCTTTAGGAAATTTCTTCTGTGTTAAGAAAAAATCAGAAGTGCCACAAACAAAAGAGGAGGCAGCAGAAAGAGAAGAGTTAAACAAATCCGAAGACAAAACACCTGAAGATGCCAAGGTGGACTCTATTGAAGTAGAACAATTTCTGAAAGATGAACctgaaaaaaatggggaaattgtAACTAACCCAGAAACGTGTGTGTGA